The Primulina huaijiensis isolate GDHJ02 unplaced genomic scaffold, ASM1229523v2 scaffold40239, whole genome shotgun sequence genome has a window encoding:
- the LOC140969120 gene encoding KH domain-containing protein At4g18375-like isoform X4: MTGQRNNYGKRPHSQSDFAENDGNKRRKSGMDKDPFHIGPDDTVYRYLCPGKKIGSIIGRGGEIVKQLRIDTKSKIQIGESVAGSEERVITIYSASKESSDSDGFDSHLCPAQVALFRVHDRIIAEDAMVEDSEEYPQVTVRLLVPSDQIGCIIGKGGQIVQSIRSETGAQIRIVKDDHLPACALRSDELVQISGDASVLKKALYEIASRLHDNPSRSQHLLSSSARTGYPSGGSVLGSGAGAPIMGLTPLVGLYGGYKGERSEWPQSLYSAPRNETSSREFSIRLVCPTANIGGVIGKGGTVINQVRQDSGATVKVDSSAAEGDDCLISISTKEIYEDTFSPAMDAALRLQPRCSEKVERDSGLVSFMTRLLVPTSRIGCLIGKGGSIISEMRKVTKANIRILSKENLPKVASEDEEMVQISGDPDVAKDALRQVISRLRANVFEKEGAMSAFMPFVPYLSISVDGSDSLKYGNRDAKNRERGYSYSGGYGRTADLAPADSYGGPRSGGGGSAYGAYGGYYAGRSVGSGFSARSPVSRGRTYDY, translated from the exons ATGACCGGTCAGAGGAATAACTATGGCAAACGACCCCATTCCCAGTCTGATTTTGCCGAAAATGACGGGAATAAAAGAAGAAAATCTGGAATGGATAAAGATCCCTTTCATATAGGTCCTGATGACACTGTGTATCGCTATTTGTGCCCAGGGAAGAAAATTGGAAGTATTATTGGAAGGGGAGGAgaaattgttaaacaattaaGAATTGACACTAAATCGAAGATCCAAATTGGTGAGTCTGTCGCAGGATCCGAGGAACGTGTCATTACCATATACAGTGCTAGCAAGGAGAGTAGCGATTCCGATGGATTCGATAGTCATCTTTGTCCTGCTCAAGTTGCCCTTTTTAGGGTACATGATAGGATCATTGCTGAGGATGCGATGGTTGAGGACTCAGAAGAGTACCCACAAGTTACAGTTCGACTCCTGGTACCTTCTGATCAGATTGGTTGCATAATTGGGAAGGGTGGACAGATAGTTCAAAGCATTCGCAGTGAAACTGGGGCACAGATTCGAATTGTAAAGGATGATCATTTGCCAGCATGTGCATTGCGTTCAGATGAACTTGTCCAG ATATCAGGCGATGCTTCTGTGTTGAAGAAAGCTCTGTATGAGATTGCATCTCGCCTGCATGACAATCCATCTCGATCTCAGCATTTGCTTTCTTCTTCTGCTCGTACTGGGTATCCTTCTGGTGGTTCAGTTTTGGGTTCTGGTGCTGGTGCTCCAATCATGGGATTAACTCCACTTGTTGGGCTCTATGGGGGATACAAGGGTGAAAGGTCCGAGTGGCCTCAGTCTCTTTACTCAGCTCCTAGGAATGAAACATCTTCAAGAGAATTCTCAATTCGCTTGGTGTGTCCAACTGCTAATATAGGGGGTGTCATTGGCAAGGGTGGCACGGTAATCAATCAAGTAAGGCAGGATTCTGGGGCAACTGTTAAAGTTGATAGCTCTGCTGCTGAGGGAGATGATTGCTTGATATCTATCTCCACAAAAGAG ATTTATGAAGATACTTTTTCCCCAGCAATGGATGCTGCTCTACGTTTGCAGCCTAGATGCAGTGAAAAAGTCGAAAGAGACTCTGGCCTTGTTTCTTTTATGACCAGGTTACTTGTTCCTACTTCCCGAATTGGCTGTCTCATTGGAAAAGGAGGGTCCATAATTTCAGAGATGAGGAAAGTGACCAAGGCTAATATTCGCATACTGTCGAAAGAAAACCTGCCTAAGGTTGCTTCTGAAGATGAGGAAATGGTGCAG ATTTCTGGAGATCCTGATGTCGCCAAGGATGCTCTTAGACAAGTAATTTCACGCTTGAGGGCTAACGTTTTTGAAAAAGAGGGTGCTATGTCTGCATTTATGCCTTTTGTCCCATATCTTTCCATATCAGTGGATGGTTCAGACAGCTTGAAATATGGAAACAGGGATGCTAAGAACCGTGAGCGAGGGTACTCTTATTCTGGTGGATATGGTCGTACTGCTGATTTAGCACCAGCGGATAGTTATGGTGGTCCTcgg AGTGGTGGCGGCGGCAGTGCTTATGGAGCATATGGAGGCTATTACGCAGGGCGATCTGTTGGTTCTGG GTTTTCTGCACGTAGTCCTGTTTCACGTGGGAGAACCTATGATTACTAG
- the LOC140969120 gene encoding KH domain-containing protein At4g18375-like isoform X2: MTFLVKSCDLDSGCCLSIPHGILRTFNLVFFGLGLRLSKIMMTGQRNNYGKRPHSQSDFAENDGNKRRKSGMDKDPFHIGPDDTVYRYLCPGKKIGSIIGRGGEIVKQLRIDTKSKIQIGESVAGSEERVITIYSASKESSDSDGFDSHLCPAQVALFRVHDRIIAEDAMVEDSEEYPQVTVRLLVPSDQIGCIIGKGGQIVQSIRSETGAQIRIVKDDHLPACALRSDELVQISGDASVLKKALYEIASRLHDNPSRSQHLLSSSARTGYPSGGSVLGSGAGAPIMGLTPLVGLYGGYKGERSEWPQSLYSAPRNETSSREFSIRLVCPTANIGGVIGKGGTVINQVRQDSGATVKVDSSAAEGDDCLISISTKEIYEDTFSPAMDAALRLQPRCSEKVERDSGLVSFMTRLLVPTSRIGCLIGKGGSIISEMRKVTKANIRILSKENLPKVASEDEEMVQISGDPDVAKDALRQVISRLRANVFEKEGAMSAFMPFVPYLSISVDGSDSLKYGNRDAKNRERGYSYSGGYGRTADLAPADSYGGPRSGGGGSAYGAYGGYYAGRSVGSGGVTS, from the exons ATGACTTTTCTGGTGAAAAGTTGTGATCTTGATAGCGGCTGCTGCTTGTCGATACCACATGGGATTTTGAGAACCTTTAATTTGGTGTTCTTTGGCCTTGGATTGCGATTGAGTAAGATTAT GATGACCGGTCAGAGGAATAACTATGGCAAACGACCCCATTCCCAGTCTGATTTTGCCGAAAATGACGGGAATAAAAGAAGAAAATCTGGAATGGATAAAGATCCCTTTCATATAGGTCCTGATGACACTGTGTATCGCTATTTGTGCCCAGGGAAGAAAATTGGAAGTATTATTGGAAGGGGAGGAgaaattgttaaacaattaaGAATTGACACTAAATCGAAGATCCAAATTGGTGAGTCTGTCGCAGGATCCGAGGAACGTGTCATTACCATATACAGTGCTAGCAAGGAGAGTAGCGATTCCGATGGATTCGATAGTCATCTTTGTCCTGCTCAAGTTGCCCTTTTTAGGGTACATGATAGGATCATTGCTGAGGATGCGATGGTTGAGGACTCAGAAGAGTACCCACAAGTTACAGTTCGACTCCTGGTACCTTCTGATCAGATTGGTTGCATAATTGGGAAGGGTGGACAGATAGTTCAAAGCATTCGCAGTGAAACTGGGGCACAGATTCGAATTGTAAAGGATGATCATTTGCCAGCATGTGCATTGCGTTCAGATGAACTTGTCCAG ATATCAGGCGATGCTTCTGTGTTGAAGAAAGCTCTGTATGAGATTGCATCTCGCCTGCATGACAATCCATCTCGATCTCAGCATTTGCTTTCTTCTTCTGCTCGTACTGGGTATCCTTCTGGTGGTTCAGTTTTGGGTTCTGGTGCTGGTGCTCCAATCATGGGATTAACTCCACTTGTTGGGCTCTATGGGGGATACAAGGGTGAAAGGTCCGAGTGGCCTCAGTCTCTTTACTCAGCTCCTAGGAATGAAACATCTTCAAGAGAATTCTCAATTCGCTTGGTGTGTCCAACTGCTAATATAGGGGGTGTCATTGGCAAGGGTGGCACGGTAATCAATCAAGTAAGGCAGGATTCTGGGGCAACTGTTAAAGTTGATAGCTCTGCTGCTGAGGGAGATGATTGCTTGATATCTATCTCCACAAAAGAG ATTTATGAAGATACTTTTTCCCCAGCAATGGATGCTGCTCTACGTTTGCAGCCTAGATGCAGTGAAAAAGTCGAAAGAGACTCTGGCCTTGTTTCTTTTATGACCAGGTTACTTGTTCCTACTTCCCGAATTGGCTGTCTCATTGGAAAAGGAGGGTCCATAATTTCAGAGATGAGGAAAGTGACCAAGGCTAATATTCGCATACTGTCGAAAGAAAACCTGCCTAAGGTTGCTTCTGAAGATGAGGAAATGGTGCAG ATTTCTGGAGATCCTGATGTCGCCAAGGATGCTCTTAGACAAGTAATTTCACGCTTGAGGGCTAACGTTTTTGAAAAAGAGGGTGCTATGTCTGCATTTATGCCTTTTGTCCCATATCTTTCCATATCAGTGGATGGTTCAGACAGCTTGAAATATGGAAACAGGGATGCTAAGAACCGTGAGCGAGGGTACTCTTATTCTGGTGGATATGGTCGTACTGCTGATTTAGCACCAGCGGATAGTTATGGTGGTCCTcgg AGTGGTGGCGGCGGCAGTGCTTATGGAGCATATGGAGGCTATTACGCAGGGCGATCTGTTGGTTCTGG AGGTGTAACCAGTTGA
- the LOC140969120 gene encoding KH domain-containing protein At4g18375-like isoform X1 encodes MTFLVKSCDLDSGCCLSIPHGILRTFNLVFFGLGLRLSKIMMTGQRNNYGKRPHSQSDFAENDGNKRRKSGMDKDPFHIGPDDTVYRYLCPGKKIGSIIGRGGEIVKQLRIDTKSKIQIGESVAGSEERVITIYSASKESSDSDGFDSHLCPAQVALFRVHDRIIAEDAMVEDSEEYPQVTVRLLVPSDQIGCIIGKGGQIVQSIRSETGAQIRIVKDDHLPACALRSDELVQISGDASVLKKALYEIASRLHDNPSRSQHLLSSSARTGYPSGGSVLGSGAGAPIMGLTPLVGLYGGYKGERSEWPQSLYSAPRNETSSREFSIRLVCPTANIGGVIGKGGTVINQVRQDSGATVKVDSSAAEGDDCLISISTKEIYEDTFSPAMDAALRLQPRCSEKVERDSGLVSFMTRLLVPTSRIGCLIGKGGSIISEMRKVTKANIRILSKENLPKVASEDEEMVQISGDPDVAKDALRQVISRLRANVFEKEGAMSAFMPFVPYLSISVDGSDSLKYGNRDAKNRERGYSYSGGYGRTADLAPADSYGGPRSGGGGSAYGAYGGYYAGRSVGSGFSARSPVSRGRTYDY; translated from the exons ATGACTTTTCTGGTGAAAAGTTGTGATCTTGATAGCGGCTGCTGCTTGTCGATACCACATGGGATTTTGAGAACCTTTAATTTGGTGTTCTTTGGCCTTGGATTGCGATTGAGTAAGATTAT GATGACCGGTCAGAGGAATAACTATGGCAAACGACCCCATTCCCAGTCTGATTTTGCCGAAAATGACGGGAATAAAAGAAGAAAATCTGGAATGGATAAAGATCCCTTTCATATAGGTCCTGATGACACTGTGTATCGCTATTTGTGCCCAGGGAAGAAAATTGGAAGTATTATTGGAAGGGGAGGAgaaattgttaaacaattaaGAATTGACACTAAATCGAAGATCCAAATTGGTGAGTCTGTCGCAGGATCCGAGGAACGTGTCATTACCATATACAGTGCTAGCAAGGAGAGTAGCGATTCCGATGGATTCGATAGTCATCTTTGTCCTGCTCAAGTTGCCCTTTTTAGGGTACATGATAGGATCATTGCTGAGGATGCGATGGTTGAGGACTCAGAAGAGTACCCACAAGTTACAGTTCGACTCCTGGTACCTTCTGATCAGATTGGTTGCATAATTGGGAAGGGTGGACAGATAGTTCAAAGCATTCGCAGTGAAACTGGGGCACAGATTCGAATTGTAAAGGATGATCATTTGCCAGCATGTGCATTGCGTTCAGATGAACTTGTCCAG ATATCAGGCGATGCTTCTGTGTTGAAGAAAGCTCTGTATGAGATTGCATCTCGCCTGCATGACAATCCATCTCGATCTCAGCATTTGCTTTCTTCTTCTGCTCGTACTGGGTATCCTTCTGGTGGTTCAGTTTTGGGTTCTGGTGCTGGTGCTCCAATCATGGGATTAACTCCACTTGTTGGGCTCTATGGGGGATACAAGGGTGAAAGGTCCGAGTGGCCTCAGTCTCTTTACTCAGCTCCTAGGAATGAAACATCTTCAAGAGAATTCTCAATTCGCTTGGTGTGTCCAACTGCTAATATAGGGGGTGTCATTGGCAAGGGTGGCACGGTAATCAATCAAGTAAGGCAGGATTCTGGGGCAACTGTTAAAGTTGATAGCTCTGCTGCTGAGGGAGATGATTGCTTGATATCTATCTCCACAAAAGAG ATTTATGAAGATACTTTTTCCCCAGCAATGGATGCTGCTCTACGTTTGCAGCCTAGATGCAGTGAAAAAGTCGAAAGAGACTCTGGCCTTGTTTCTTTTATGACCAGGTTACTTGTTCCTACTTCCCGAATTGGCTGTCTCATTGGAAAAGGAGGGTCCATAATTTCAGAGATGAGGAAAGTGACCAAGGCTAATATTCGCATACTGTCGAAAGAAAACCTGCCTAAGGTTGCTTCTGAAGATGAGGAAATGGTGCAG ATTTCTGGAGATCCTGATGTCGCCAAGGATGCTCTTAGACAAGTAATTTCACGCTTGAGGGCTAACGTTTTTGAAAAAGAGGGTGCTATGTCTGCATTTATGCCTTTTGTCCCATATCTTTCCATATCAGTGGATGGTTCAGACAGCTTGAAATATGGAAACAGGGATGCTAAGAACCGTGAGCGAGGGTACTCTTATTCTGGTGGATATGGTCGTACTGCTGATTTAGCACCAGCGGATAGTTATGGTGGTCCTcgg AGTGGTGGCGGCGGCAGTGCTTATGGAGCATATGGAGGCTATTACGCAGGGCGATCTGTTGGTTCTGG GTTTTCTGCACGTAGTCCTGTTTCACGTGGGAGAACCTATGATTACTAG
- the LOC140969120 gene encoding KH domain-containing protein At4g18375-like isoform X3, translating to MTFLVKSCDLDSGCCLSIPHGILRTFNLVFFGLGLRLSKIMMTGQRNNYGKRPHSQSDFAENDGNKRRKSGMDKDPFHIGPDDTVYRYLCPGKKIGSIIGRGGEIVKQLRIDTKSKIQIGESVAGSEERVITIYSASKESSDSDGFDSHLCPAQVALFRVHDRIIAEDAMVEDSEEYPQVTVRLLVPSDQIGCIIGKGGQIVQSIRSETGAQIRIVKDDHLPACALRSDELVQISGDASVLKKALYEIASRLHDNPSRSQHLLSSSARTGYPSGGSVLGSGAGAPIMGLTPLVGLYGGYKGERSEWPQSLYSAPRNETSSREFSIRLVCPTANIGGVIGKGGTVINQVRQDSGATVKVDSSAAEGDDCLISISTKEIYEDTFSPAMDAALRLQPRCSEKVERDSGLVSFMTRLLVPTSRIGCLIGKGGSIISEMRKVTKANIRILSKENLPKVASEDEEMVQISGDPDVAKDALRQVISRLRANVFEKEGAMSAFMPFVPYLSISVDGSDSLKYGNRDAKNRERGYSYSGGYGRTADLAPADSYGGPRSGGGGSAYGAYGGYYAGRSVGSGFNGL from the exons ATGACTTTTCTGGTGAAAAGTTGTGATCTTGATAGCGGCTGCTGCTTGTCGATACCACATGGGATTTTGAGAACCTTTAATTTGGTGTTCTTTGGCCTTGGATTGCGATTGAGTAAGATTAT GATGACCGGTCAGAGGAATAACTATGGCAAACGACCCCATTCCCAGTCTGATTTTGCCGAAAATGACGGGAATAAAAGAAGAAAATCTGGAATGGATAAAGATCCCTTTCATATAGGTCCTGATGACACTGTGTATCGCTATTTGTGCCCAGGGAAGAAAATTGGAAGTATTATTGGAAGGGGAGGAgaaattgttaaacaattaaGAATTGACACTAAATCGAAGATCCAAATTGGTGAGTCTGTCGCAGGATCCGAGGAACGTGTCATTACCATATACAGTGCTAGCAAGGAGAGTAGCGATTCCGATGGATTCGATAGTCATCTTTGTCCTGCTCAAGTTGCCCTTTTTAGGGTACATGATAGGATCATTGCTGAGGATGCGATGGTTGAGGACTCAGAAGAGTACCCACAAGTTACAGTTCGACTCCTGGTACCTTCTGATCAGATTGGTTGCATAATTGGGAAGGGTGGACAGATAGTTCAAAGCATTCGCAGTGAAACTGGGGCACAGATTCGAATTGTAAAGGATGATCATTTGCCAGCATGTGCATTGCGTTCAGATGAACTTGTCCAG ATATCAGGCGATGCTTCTGTGTTGAAGAAAGCTCTGTATGAGATTGCATCTCGCCTGCATGACAATCCATCTCGATCTCAGCATTTGCTTTCTTCTTCTGCTCGTACTGGGTATCCTTCTGGTGGTTCAGTTTTGGGTTCTGGTGCTGGTGCTCCAATCATGGGATTAACTCCACTTGTTGGGCTCTATGGGGGATACAAGGGTGAAAGGTCCGAGTGGCCTCAGTCTCTTTACTCAGCTCCTAGGAATGAAACATCTTCAAGAGAATTCTCAATTCGCTTGGTGTGTCCAACTGCTAATATAGGGGGTGTCATTGGCAAGGGTGGCACGGTAATCAATCAAGTAAGGCAGGATTCTGGGGCAACTGTTAAAGTTGATAGCTCTGCTGCTGAGGGAGATGATTGCTTGATATCTATCTCCACAAAAGAG ATTTATGAAGATACTTTTTCCCCAGCAATGGATGCTGCTCTACGTTTGCAGCCTAGATGCAGTGAAAAAGTCGAAAGAGACTCTGGCCTTGTTTCTTTTATGACCAGGTTACTTGTTCCTACTTCCCGAATTGGCTGTCTCATTGGAAAAGGAGGGTCCATAATTTCAGAGATGAGGAAAGTGACCAAGGCTAATATTCGCATACTGTCGAAAGAAAACCTGCCTAAGGTTGCTTCTGAAGATGAGGAAATGGTGCAG ATTTCTGGAGATCCTGATGTCGCCAAGGATGCTCTTAGACAAGTAATTTCACGCTTGAGGGCTAACGTTTTTGAAAAAGAGGGTGCTATGTCTGCATTTATGCCTTTTGTCCCATATCTTTCCATATCAGTGGATGGTTCAGACAGCTTGAAATATGGAAACAGGGATGCTAAGAACCGTGAGCGAGGGTACTCTTATTCTGGTGGATATGGTCGTACTGCTGATTTAGCACCAGCGGATAGTTATGGTGGTCCTcgg AGTGGTGGCGGCGGCAGTGCTTATGGAGCATATGGAGGCTATTACGCAGGGCGATCTGTTGGTTCTGG